Proteins encoded in a region of the Isosphaeraceae bacterium EP7 genome:
- the infB gene encoding translation initiation factor IF-2, which produces MADAKVATPEQPAAAKVAPPVPPTAAKVAPAEPLTAAAPPTPVPAPVAPATKPVATPTAATAPAPTQVPAPAPPVSRPAAPAGPALASPPAGMARPPMSATTPAAPASAPGQARPGQPLSRPAAEPRSGAEAPANPGMTGTPRVAPPLGGARTGTPGPLHRTGGSGAGGAHSGQPQPRPGQPSNLAPIRPPGLGSSEPRPNPTSPPPLRQSDYMTSAGTRVQPGARPPLQQSPRRPLEGQTGSGDGPRYGASGTTMPRRPLPPVAGPTSGPQMRRPPGAPQGGGDRPPTELRGAQRPDMKFTPDQLRAMRESGQLGSMVAPPGRPGAPGTSRPGQPGMNRPGMPAMPAGRGPGFAGAPPIGLRRPPAAPGLPAAPVAPTAEEDEDRKGKGLPGSRLGTAADRNARRTKRNERANERKSFSPQPASALLSESEEEARRGRSGGRGRGKGNQRGMMAPTRRSTAEIAPPLSVRNLSEVMGVKANDLIKRMMTSMNMLVQINATLDEESAVMLAMEFGVELTVVHPRTAEDDMLESMEPTEAGSETLEPRPPIVTILGHVDHGKTSLLDKIRKANVVDSESGGITQHIGAYTVVQDGKSTTFVDTPGHEAFTAMRARGANVTDIVVLVVAADDGVMPQTQEAIAHAKAAGVPIIVALNKIDLPNVNLNKIYGELSQQDLVPEEYGGDTPIVKTSALTGQGIPELLEMISIMAELREFKSDPNRPATGTCLESSISEGRGVVATLLVQDGTLKVGDVIVCGDGYGRVRAIFDDKGKSLEEAGPSTPVEVSGLDEVPTAGEKFAVVSDITRAREIAVARRTRTRGVSLGERQAITLENLYSKMAEQKIKSLNLILKADVQGSLEALIKELEKLHNDEVPIRILLKGVGGISESDILLADASQAIVIGFRVAPEDKAMSEAAEKKIDIRRYDIIYQVTDEIKKAIEGMLVPEIKEVHLGRAVVRMTYRISKVGMVAGCFVTQGTIERSSKARIIREGREIYKGGVEALKRFKDDAKEVREGFECGIKVTNFEDLKVDDVIEAYRIDVIRRTL; this is translated from the coding sequence ATGGCCGACGCAAAGGTCGCAACCCCTGAGCAGCCGGCCGCCGCGAAAGTCGCGCCTCCAGTGCCGCCGACCGCCGCGAAGGTCGCCCCCGCCGAGCCGCTGACCGCCGCCGCCCCGCCCACCCCAGTTCCGGCGCCGGTCGCCCCCGCCACCAAGCCTGTCGCGACGCCCACCGCCGCGACGGCTCCCGCTCCCACTCAGGTCCCTGCCCCCGCACCTCCGGTGTCGCGTCCGGCCGCTCCCGCGGGCCCGGCCCTCGCCTCGCCTCCGGCGGGCATGGCCAGGCCCCCGATGTCCGCGACCACCCCCGCCGCCCCTGCATCGGCGCCGGGACAGGCCAGGCCGGGTCAGCCCCTCTCGAGGCCCGCCGCGGAGCCGAGGTCCGGCGCCGAAGCCCCGGCGAATCCGGGAATGACCGGCACGCCCAGGGTCGCACCGCCCCTCGGCGGGGCTCGCACCGGCACCCCTGGCCCCCTGCACCGCACCGGCGGCTCGGGCGCGGGCGGCGCACACTCCGGCCAGCCCCAGCCCCGTCCGGGTCAGCCGTCGAACCTCGCGCCGATCCGGCCCCCAGGGCTGGGCTCCAGTGAGCCCCGGCCGAATCCGACCTCGCCGCCCCCGCTCCGTCAGTCCGACTACATGACCTCCGCGGGGACCCGGGTCCAGCCCGGTGCCAGGCCCCCGCTGCAGCAGTCGCCACGTCGGCCGCTCGAAGGTCAGACCGGCTCCGGAGACGGCCCTCGCTACGGCGCTTCGGGCACGACCATGCCCCGGCGCCCGCTCCCCCCGGTGGCCGGCCCTACCTCCGGCCCGCAGATGAGGCGCCCCCCGGGCGCCCCTCAGGGTGGCGGCGACCGCCCGCCGACCGAGCTTCGTGGGGCCCAACGGCCCGACATGAAGTTCACCCCGGACCAGCTCCGGGCCATGCGCGAGTCGGGCCAGCTCGGCTCGATGGTCGCCCCGCCCGGCCGACCGGGCGCCCCCGGCACCTCACGTCCAGGCCAGCCCGGGATGAATCGTCCCGGCATGCCGGCGATGCCGGCCGGCCGCGGACCCGGCTTCGCCGGCGCCCCGCCGATCGGCCTCCGCAGGCCGCCGGCCGCCCCCGGCCTTCCCGCCGCCCCCGTGGCGCCGACAGCCGAGGAAGATGAAGATCGCAAGGGCAAGGGGTTGCCCGGCAGCAGGCTTGGCACCGCCGCCGACCGCAACGCCAGGCGGACCAAGCGCAACGAACGCGCCAACGAACGCAAGAGCTTCTCGCCCCAGCCGGCCTCGGCCCTGCTCAGCGAGTCCGAGGAAGAGGCGAGGCGCGGCCGATCCGGCGGCAGGGGCCGCGGCAAGGGCAACCAGCGCGGGATGATGGCGCCGACCCGCAGGTCGACCGCCGAGATCGCCCCCCCCTTGAGCGTCCGCAACCTGTCGGAAGTCATGGGCGTTAAGGCCAACGACCTCATCAAGCGCATGATGACGTCGATGAACATGCTCGTGCAGATCAACGCCACCCTCGACGAAGAGTCGGCGGTGATGCTCGCCATGGAGTTCGGCGTCGAGCTGACCGTCGTCCACCCGCGCACCGCGGAAGACGACATGCTCGAGTCCATGGAACCGACCGAGGCGGGCAGCGAGACCCTCGAGCCCAGGCCGCCGATCGTGACCATCCTCGGCCACGTTGACCACGGCAAGACGTCCTTGCTCGACAAGATCCGCAAGGCCAACGTCGTTGACTCCGAGAGCGGCGGCATCACGCAGCACATCGGCGCTTACACGGTCGTGCAGGACGGCAAATCGACGACCTTCGTGGACACCCCCGGTCACGAGGCGTTCACCGCCATGCGTGCCCGCGGTGCCAATGTCACCGACATCGTCGTCTTGGTCGTCGCGGCCGATGACGGCGTCATGCCGCAAACCCAGGAAGCCATCGCCCACGCGAAGGCCGCCGGCGTCCCGATCATCGTGGCGCTCAACAAGATCGACCTGCCTAACGTCAACCTCAACAAGATCTACGGCGAGCTTTCGCAGCAAGATCTCGTCCCCGAGGAATACGGCGGCGACACCCCGATCGTGAAGACCTCGGCCCTCACCGGTCAGGGGATTCCCGAACTGCTCGAAATGATCTCGATCATGGCCGAGCTTCGGGAGTTCAAGTCCGACCCGAATCGGCCGGCGACCGGTACCTGCCTCGAGTCGTCGATCTCCGAAGGTCGCGGCGTCGTGGCGACCCTGCTGGTCCAGGACGGCACCCTCAAGGTTGGCGACGTGATCGTCTGCGGCGACGGCTACGGCCGCGTCCGGGCGATCTTCGATGACAAGGGCAAGTCGCTCGAAGAGGCGGGCCCCTCGACTCCGGTCGAGGTCTCAGGGCTCGACGAGGTTCCGACCGCCGGCGAGAAATTCGCCGTCGTCAGCGACATCACCCGTGCCCGCGAGATCGCCGTGGCCCGGCGCACGCGGACCCGAGGCGTCAGCCTGGGCGAGCGGCAGGCCATCACGCTGGAGAACCTCTACAGCAAGATGGCCGAGCAGAAGATCAAGAGCCTCAACTTGATCCTCAAGGCTGACGTTCAGGGCTCACTCGAGGCCCTTATCAAGGAACTCGAGAAGCTGCACAACGACGAGGTCCCCATCCGCATCCTGCTCAAGGGTGTCGGCGGGATCAGCGAGAGCGACATCCTCCTGGCCGACGCGTCCCAGGCGATCGTCATCGGCTTCCGGGTCGCCCCGGAAGACAAGGCGATGTCGGAGGCCGCCGAGAAGAAGATCGATATCCGCCGATATGATATCATCTACCAGGTGACCGACGAGATCAAGAAGGCGATCGAGGGCATGCTCGTGCCCGAGATCAAGGAAGTCCACCTCGGCCGCGCCGTGGTCCGGATGACCTACCGGATCTCCAAGGTCGGCATGGTCGCCGGCTGCTTCGTCACCCAGGGGACGATCGAACGCTCCTCCAAGGCGCGGATCATCCGCGAGGGTCGCGAGATCTACAAGGGGGGCGTCGAGGCCCTGAAGCGGTTCAAGGACGATGCCAAGGAGGTCCGCGAGGGCTTCGAGTGCGGCATCAAGGTGACGAACTTCGAAGACCTGAAGGTCGACGACGTCATCGAGGCCTACCGGATCGACGTCATCCGCAGGACCCTCTGA
- a CDS encoding DUF503 domain-containing protein — translation MNVITLRLVLLATDCRSAREKRKRIRAILDRLHQSFNVSVAEVDRLDHPQESVIGVVVVAATRREARETLARVTDAVAAHPRAEILDQDTFEA, via the coding sequence ATGAACGTCATCACGTTGCGACTCGTCCTGCTCGCGACCGACTGCCGCAGCGCCCGCGAGAAGCGGAAGCGGATCCGGGCCATCCTGGATCGGCTCCATCAATCCTTCAACGTCTCGGTCGCCGAGGTGGACCGCCTCGACCACCCCCAAGAGTCCGTCATCGGAGTCGTGGTGGTCGCCGCCACCCGCCGCGAGGCACGCGAGACCCTGGCCCGCGTGACCGACGCCGTCGCCGCCCACCCCAGGGCCGAGATTCTCGACCAAGACACCTTCGAGGCCTGA
- the rbfA gene encoding 30S ribosome-binding factor RbfA has protein sequence MPSHRSLRIAEAIREVVSQAILFEVADPRVKSITVLHAEVSSDLHAATVYVSIMGDEKQQKLSMRGLQHATGFLQARVAARLQTRSTPVLKFKEDDSVKKSVSMSRLIEETLEADRLARGGVPAPEASPVVPNLAREVDETDEDAEDENDT, from the coding sequence ATGCCCTCGCACCGCAGCCTCCGCATCGCCGAGGCGATCCGAGAGGTCGTCTCCCAGGCGATCCTCTTCGAAGTGGCCGATCCCCGCGTCAAGAGCATCACCGTCCTGCATGCCGAGGTTTCCAGCGACCTCCACGCCGCCACCGTCTACGTCTCGATCATGGGCGACGAGAAGCAGCAGAAGCTCTCGATGCGTGGGCTCCAGCACGCCACCGGATTCCTCCAGGCCCGGGTCGCGGCCCGGCTCCAGACCCGATCGACGCCGGTCCTGAAGTTCAAGGAAGACGACAGCGTCAAGAAGTCGGTCTCGATGTCGCGACTGATCGAGGAGACGCTGGAGGCCGACCGGCTCGCCCGTGGCGGGGTACCCGCCCCCGAGGCAAGCCCCGTCGTTCCGAACCTCGCCCGCGAAGTCGACGAGACGGATGAGGACGCCGAGGACGAGAACGACACCTGA
- a CDS encoding endonuclease: protein MATPNKAQFLTEIQTLLKKRYKTSPPPSKPSIIEAVVYAICHQGTTRVQAEKTLARFKEDYFDWNELRVTSMGEIEAVFADQPDGDLRAIALRRFLKQLFSKTYSFTLDALIKKPQKEALATLVEYDAFKSDYIEATVVRLALGGHAIPVDTPMKRALTRLGVAPADVAVLDLRSLLERAVPKAKGPEFVDLVEDLAFDTCVEGTPNCPECELKSICPTAPIVLAQLAGGAKVGGGIKVVTKVPRVPKIKGSGIQTPVNKSAKGETPTPPTSGRNKGKPTPPS, encoded by the coding sequence ATGGCTACACCGAACAAAGCTCAATTTCTGACCGAGATCCAGACGCTGCTCAAGAAGCGTTACAAGACTTCCCCGCCCCCTTCCAAGCCTAGCATCATCGAGGCGGTCGTCTACGCGATCTGCCATCAGGGGACCACCCGCGTTCAGGCAGAGAAGACGCTCGCCAGATTCAAGGAAGATTACTTCGACTGGAATGAACTGCGGGTCACCTCGATGGGCGAGATCGAGGCCGTCTTCGCCGATCAGCCCGACGGCGATTTGAGGGCCATCGCCCTGCGGCGGTTCCTCAAGCAGCTCTTCTCGAAGACGTACAGCTTCACGCTTGACGCCCTCATCAAGAAGCCGCAGAAGGAAGCCCTGGCAACCCTCGTCGAGTACGACGCATTCAAGTCCGACTACATCGAGGCGACCGTCGTGCGGCTGGCGCTCGGGGGCCACGCGATCCCCGTCGACACCCCGATGAAGCGGGCGCTCACCCGGTTGGGCGTCGCCCCGGCCGATGTGGCGGTGCTCGACCTGCGGAGCCTGCTCGAACGCGCCGTGCCCAAGGCGAAGGGCCCCGAATTCGTCGACCTCGTCGAAGACCTGGCATTCGACACGTGCGTGGAGGGGACCCCGAACTGCCCGGAGTGCGAGCTGAAGAGCATCTGCCCGACGGCCCCGATCGTGCTGGCTCAGCTCGCCGGTGGCGCCAAGGTCGGCGGCGGCATCAAGGTCGTGACCAAGGTCCCGAGGGTGCCCAAGATCAAGGGTTCAGGGATCCAGACCCCGGTGAACAAGTCGGCCAAGGGTGAGACGCCTACCCCCCCGACGTCCGGACGAAACAAGGGCAAACCGACCCCTCCTTCGTGA